GTTTCAGTTGCTTTTAAATTAGAAGAGTTTACATTCATCATGATTCCTGCTGTGAAAACAAAAGCAATAGATAAAAATAATTTTTTCATAATTTTTAGGTTTTATGAAATTAACCAACTTTCAAAAGTTGGGTTGGGAACTATTTCCCTTTTGATAACCATTTAACTTTCACATTTTGTTTACTCCTCTGAGTTCAATCTCTATTAAGTGAGTGACTTTGGTCATTTCATATTATGACTCTTTCTTTTCTGAACTTCTTATTTTTAACGTAATGTTTCTCTCAAATAGCTACCAACGATTGAATTTACCACTTTCAAACTTATCGTATCTTTTGGATAGTACCAAAAAAACAAATGGCTTTTTTGGACTAACGGTTTTCAGTGAAGGGAAGCCACTACCTGAAAACCGTTAGTCTTAAAAGTGTAAGCTTTATTTTCATTATTTCACTTAATATAACTGGTTAATTTTATAGTTTGATTATGGCCTGCTTCACAAAACATAAAAACAAACGACAAAAACTTAGCAAACCTTATTATTTTATACCCTTTTATATTATCTTTTATGATAGTTATGGATCATTTCTTTTGCAATATCATTATACTGTTCCAGCGTTACTTTCTTCCCTTTGGTTGGCTTTTGAATTTGAATATTTTTCTTGAGTGATATATTTATTTCAGACGCTCTGTAAAGTAAAGGCCCCTCTCTTAATTCTATTATCAATCCGGGTAATCCAAAATAGTCTTTCGGGCCGTAATTGACAGGCAGTTCAGGGGTATACCAGGCAGTAATTTTCTTAACAAACGTACCCCTCTTGTTTTCACCTTCTTTTTCCGTATTGGCTTTATAACAAATATAATTGCCTATCTTTTTGGTTTCTTGAGTTAAATTCCATTTTACTTTTGGAACATCAATGAGAAATAACTCACCAAAAGCTTCTTTTTGATGCACTATTTTTTTAGCATTTTTATCTGTATAAAATACTCCTTTACCAATCATTATTTTAATTAAATTAATTTTCCTTTCATTTATTTTAAGTTTTTTATCTTCTTTAAAAACAGATGCATTCTTATTAAAACGTAGTTTAAAATTAGCTTTCCCTTGATTTTTAATAGTAGAAATTGCCATGTCCTTGGCATATTTTGAACCATCAACCTTTTTACTGACTGCTTTTAATTTATCTTCATCAACTTTCATTGTTATTTCATAATTTATTTCACCACCGGAAACTTGTTTCTGGGAGAATACATTCATACTCAGGAAAAGGAAGGTGTAAATAATTTTTTTTGTAATCATTTTTAATTTTTATAAAAACCCGGAAATGCTTTCTTTTGCATCTTTTTAAATTCTTCCTGATTCACTTTTTTTACATCTTCAGGCTCTTTTATTACCATTTTTTTTGGTGGATTAATTTGAATTTTAATAGCTGTAATTAGAATAGTATTTCTACTGATTTCTAAAATCATTCCGGGTAAACCATAATAATCCATTATTCCATATCCGTATGGAATTTTTGGGGCATACCATGCCTGTACTGTTTTTTTACCGGTTCTCTTATTTCTTAAAATTGCTTTATAACACAAATAACCACTAATAAATTTTGTTTCTTGAGTCAGCTCCCATTCAGGCAATAAACTTTCAATTAAAAAACACTCTCCGAGTAGCTCACAATTTAATGTGCTGTTTTTATAGCCAGTATCTGATTTTTTCGTATAATATTTATTTTTTCCGCCGGACATGATATGAGTAAGGTTAAAGTTTTCTTGTGAAGAAGTAACCATTCTATCTACTGCCGTATATTCGGAAATTTTATTATTAAACTTTAGAAAAGCTTTAATATCCTTTGCATTTTTATAAAGATTGTTAACTTCTCTCTTTATTATTTTTTTGTCTTTATCCGATTCTTTTTCCTCTTTGACATATTTTATAGCCTTTTTCGAAGATGCTTTATAAGTAATTACTCCTTCTATATTTTGTGAATAAAATACAATTATATTAAAAAAAGCAAAAAAGAATATGTTTATATGTTTATTACTCATTTATATTAACAAGCTCTATAACAATCTGTAAAACCTAATATCTTACTTTTATATTTATTAATACTACTCTCTTTGAAAGGAGAATTTCTTCGTATTAAATCTTTATAATCTTCATCTGTTAATTTCTTTACCCCTTTAGGTTTAGTTAGTTTACTGTTTTTTATATTTAGCTTAATTTTAGAGATTGTAAAGGTATATCTAATGTATACCAAGCTTCTGTTTTTTGGTTTTTAGAATTTATATCAATTGCTTTATAACACAAGTATTTATCTATTTTTTTTGGTTTGCTGTGTTAATCTCCATTTTGTTGGTAGCATTTCAATTAATATTGGTTCTCCTAAAATTTCTGACTTATATCAGTTTTTATACTTATACCACCTTTTTGTCATTTTTCTATTTATCTCATTAAACTCCTCAAGTGTAACTAATTTACCTTTGCTCGGTTTATTTATTTCAATCCTTTTTGATGGATTTAAAATAATTTTTTTAACATAATACTGTATTTTACCTTCATTTAACTCTAGTATTAGACCAGGCAAGCCTCCATAGCCTTTTGGCCCAAAATTATATGGTAAACTAGGAGCATACCAAGCAACAATCTTCTTTCTAAATGTTCCTCTTCTACTTTTTATAATTTCAAAACTCATCGCTTTATAACAAATATAGCTCTCAATTTTTTTTGTTTCATTTATCAATGTCCATTCTTCATCAACAAGATTACTAGTAATATTAAATTCTTCTCCGTAAGCATTTAGCTTTTTAATTTTTGTTTTCTTGAGTAAATCTTGATAATATTCATCATCTCCTCCTGTTAGCATTATTGCAAATTTATCTATGTCCTTTTCAATACTAATCTCTCTTTTATAATAGGATTTGTTATCTTTAAATATCAAACTATATTCGAATTTATTAGAGTTTTTTTTCAAAACTTTATTGAACATTTCAATGTTTTCTCTAACCTTTCCCTCTTTAACACTATTACTACTAAATACTTTATTTGAAACCAGGCGTTGTTTATAAGTCACTATGCCTGTCTTATTTTGAGAGTATAATGAAAAATTGCAAAGACAAACAATTAAAAAATAATATTTAAAATTTCTCATATTTATTATTTTAAAGCAAAGGGTTTGTTATAACAAACCCTTTGCTTTTTTAATTATTAAGTTAATATATTACACACTAATTCAATAGCTTTAGCTATATCATTTGCCTGATTTGGATGAATACCATTATCAACTAAAAAGAAAAATATCTGACCACCTAACTGAAAACACGCATCTGGGTCTGATTCAATTTCTACTTGTTGAACTTCAACTTGTTTTATTAAATTAGAATTACTATCGATACTTCCCATAGTCGTAATTGTCATTCCCATAACGAAAACTAGGGTTAAAATTATTTTTTTCATCGTGTAAAAATTTAAATTGTTATTTATTTAATTTGAATTTTATCTGATTGAACAAGTTCAAAATTCCTAAAACTTGTAGAAAAAGGTTTATCTTTGCAAAACTTTCTCTGTTTGGTATTGTGTATTTACATAGGCAGTGGTTTTAAGCAATATTTCTATTTTCAGTTTTTGTATTCTTAAAATTTACAAGCGGAGAAAGCACGTAGCATTTTTTTAGCTATTGAATATATCACTTTCAAACTTATCGTATCTTTTGGATAGTACCAAAAAAGCAAATGGCTTTTTTGGACTAACGGTTTTCAGTAAGGAGAAATTACTACCTGAGAACCGTTAATCTTAGAAGTACAAACTTCATTCTTATACCAAAAAAGAATAAATAAACTAAGAATTATTTTTTTCATAGGTTATATTTAGAAGACTCACTTTTCAAAAAGTTTTTTATTTATTCTTTTTTTTAAAATAGCTAGGAAACATCTCTTTTGCTTTTTTCTTAACAAATTCATCAAACTCTTTTCTTGTTAGTTTAATTCCTTTCTTAAGGGGTTTGATATTTTTCTTTTTAGATTTCGAAAAATGAATTTTTGTAGCACGGAGAGTCATTTTACCATTATCTAACTCTAATATTAACCCCGGTAATCCGAAATAGCCGGCAGGGCCAAAAAAACCGGGCAATTCAGGGCAAAACCACGCAATAACTTTAAATCTGAAAGTTCCTTTGATATTAGTTACTATATCTTCTGAAATGGCTTTATAGCATTTAAAATCACTGATGAATTTGAATTCATCAGTGATTTTCCATTTTTTAACCTCTATTTCAGTCAGAAAATCTTCACCTAAAAAATGATATTCGTTAAGGTAAATAGCATCTTTTTTATTCACATAAAATTTTCCGTCTGTTCCTCCAATTGAGCCTGCTATCTCTTTAAGGCCATAATCGGATTTACCCATTTTAAGTTCATTTATAGTGAACAAAGAATGATCATTTTCTACAAGTAATTGATAAGAAACTTGTTTGGAGTACTTAGCAAGTAATGAGTTTAATTTACTGATCTCTTTCTTATAAGATTTAACTTTACTGGTGTCAAGTTTAGAGCGAAAATCTTTAACGTAAGTAATGCTTAAAAGTTTATCTTTCTGTGCAAAAGCATTTTCGGATTTACCTATAAGCACTAATAATATAGCAGGTAAAAGAAATTTCATAATCTAAAATAGAGGTTAATGATTATTTAAAGTATACTAATTGTTCAATGCAACTCCTAATACAAGTAAATATCTACACGCTTCCGTCGCAGCAATTCCTAATGCTATTGCTCTATTCCCTGGGTGCCCTGCTTCGTGTGCAGCTATAAAGACGGCTGCTCCAATTTCAACACAAATCTGTGGTATAAAAGTAGTTACTGTAGATTCTTTAGTATTTGTTGTAGTCTCTGACAAATTAATACAATTACTATAATCTGTTGTGACAATTAACTCTTCATTAGAAGAATCAGTATCATTGATTTTTAGTTCATTCGGATTCGTTCCATAACTTAATCCAAAAGTTAACAATAAAGTTAAAGTTAATACTATTTGTTTCATTTTATAAAAATTTAAATTGTTATTCATTTAATTTGAATTTTATCTGATTGAACAAGTTCAAAATTCCTAAAACTTGTAGAAAAAGGCTTATCTTTGTAATACTTTCTCTGTTTGGTATTGTGTATTTACATAGGCAATGGTTTTAACCGATATTTCTATTTTTAGTTTTTGTATTCTTAAAATTTACAAGCGGAGAAAGCACGTAGCATTTTTTTAGCTATTAATTTACCACTTTCAAACTTATCGTATCTTTTGGATAGTACCAAAAAAACAAATGGCTTTTTTGGACTAACGGTTTTCAGTGAAGGGAAGCCACTACCTGAAAACCGTTAGTCTTAAAAGTGTAAGCTTTATTTTCATTATTTCACTTAATATAACTGGTTAATTTTATAGTTTGATTATGGCCTGCTTCACAAAACATAAAAACAAACGACAAAAACTTAGCAAACCTTATTATTTTATACCCTTTTATATTATCTTTTATGATAGTTATGGATCATTTCTTTTGCAATATCATTATACTGTTCCAGCGTTACTTTCTTCCCTTTGGTTGGCTTTTGAATTTGAATATTTTTCTTGAGTGATATATTTATTTCAGACGCTCTGTAAAGTAAAGGCCCCTCTCTTAATTCTATTATCAATCCGGGTAATCCAAAATAGTCTTTCGGGCCGTAATTGACAGGCAGTTCAGGGGTATACCAGGCAGTAATTTTCTTAACAAACGTACCCCTCTTGTTTTCACCTTCTTTTTCCGTATTGGCTTTATAACAAATATAATTGCCTATCTTTTTGGTTTCTTGAGTTAAATTCCATTTTACTTTTGGAACATCAATGAGAAATAACTCACCAAAAGCTTCTTTTTGATGCACTATTTTTTTAGCATTTTTATCTGTATAAAATACTCCTTTACCAATCATTATTTTAATTAAATTAATTTTCCTTTCATTTATTTTAAGTTTTTTATCTTCTTTAAAAACAGATGCATTCTTATTAAAACGTAGTTTAAAATTAGCTTTCCCTTGATTTTTAATAGTAGAAATTGCCATGTCCTTGGCATATTTTGAACCATCAACCTTTTTACTGACTGCTTTTAATTTATCTTCATCAACTTTCATTGTTATTTCATAATTTATTTCACCACCGGAAACTTGTTTCTGGGAGAATACATTCATACTCAGGAAAAGGAAGGTGTAAATAATTTTTTTTGTAATCATTTTTAATTTTTATAAAAACCCGGAAATGCTTTCTTTTGCATCTTTTTAAATTCTTCCTGATTCACTTTTTTTACATCTTCAGGCTCTTTTATTACCATTTTTTTTGGTGGATTAATTTGAATTTTAATAGCTGTAATTAGAATAGTATTTCTACTGATTTCTAAAATCATTCCGGGTAAACCATAATAATCCATTATTCCATATCCGTATGGAATTTTTGGGGCATACCATGCCTGTACTGTTTTTTTACCGGTTCTCTTATTTCTTAAAATTGCTTTATAACACAAATAACCACTAATAAATTTTGTTTCTTGAGTCAGCTCCCATTCAGGCAATAAACTTTCAATTAAAAAACACTCTCCGAGTAGCTCACAATTTAATGTGCTGTTTTTATAGCCAGTATCTGATTTTTTCGTATAATATTTATTTTTTCCGCCGGACATGATATGAGTAAGGTTAAAGTTTTCTTGTGAAGAAGTAACCATTCTATCTACTGCCGTATATTCGGAAATTTTATTATTAAACTTTAGAAAAGCTTTAATATCCTTTGCATTTTTATAAAGATTGTTAACTTCTCTCTTTATTATTTTTTTGTCTTTATCCGATTCTTTTTCCTCTTTGACATATTTTATAGCCTTTTTCGAAGATGCTTTATAAGTAATTACTCCTTCTATATTTTGTGAATAAAATACAATTATATTAAAAAAAGCAAAAAAGAATATGTTTATATGTTTATTACTCATTTATATTAACAAGCTCTATAACAATCTGTAAAACCTAATATCTTACTTTTATATTTATTAATACTACTCTCTTTGAAAGGAGAATTTCTTCGTATTAAATCTTTATAATCTTCATCTGTTAATTTCTTTACCCCTTTAGGTTTAGTTAGTTTACTGTTTTTTATATTTAGCTTAATTTTAGAGATTGTAAAGGTATATCTAATGTATACCAAGCTTCTGTTTTTTGGTTTTTAGAATTTATATCAATTGCTTTATAACACAAGTATTTATCTATTTTTTTTGGTTTGCTGTGTTAATCTCCATTTTGTTGGTAGCATTTCAATTAATATTGGTTCTCCTAAAATTTCTGACTTATAAAAGAATTCTTTAGTTTCAGAATTTGTGTAAAATTTTCTATTACTACCTGCAAAAATTTTAGTAAAATTCATTCTTTTATTTGATTCGTTTTGCATCTTTTCTTTTACGCTATATAAAGATTCTTTTTCATTAAATAATAATACGGCTTCTATATCTTTTGAAAGTTTAATTAGTTTTTTAACATCTTCTTTACGTTTTTTTGATATTTTGGTATTTTTCTCTAACCTAGAGAGATCAGGTTTATTTATACTAACTTTGAACTCGTTTAAACTTTTTCAATTTGCTAAAAAATGGGTGTTTTTCACTCTGTTTTGTCTTTTTTTCCTTCCGTATTGCTGCTATGCAACTCAAAAAAGCCTTCAACAGAACTAAAAACTTCTAATTTTCGCTTAAATTCAAAAAGTTTAAACGAGTTCATTGCTAAGATTCAGATTTTTATAGCATTCGAATTATATATTATTTCTTTAGTATTAAACAGATGTCATACAATTTAGTTTTTCTTTTCAGTTTTTATACTACTTATACCACCTTTTTGTCATTTTTCTATTTATCTCATTAAACTCCTCAAGTGTAACTAATTTACCTTTGCTCGGTTTATTTATTTCAATCCTTTTTGATGGATTTAAAATAATTTTTTTAACATAATACTGTATTTTACCTTCATTTAACTCTAGTATTAGACCAGGCAAGCCTCCATAGCCTTTTGGCCCAAAATTATATGGTAAACTAGGAGCATACCAAGCAACAATCTTCTTTCTAAATGTTCCTCTTCTACTTTTTATAATTTCAAAACTCATCGCTTTATAACAAATATAGCTCTCAATTTTTTTTGTTTCATTTATCAATGTCCATTCTTCATCAACAAGATTACTAGTAATATTAAATTCTTCTCCGTAAGCATTTAGCTTTTTAATTTTTGTTTTCTTGAGTAAATCTTGATAATATTCATCATCTCCTCCTGTTAGCATTATTGCAAATTTATCTATGTCCTTTTCAATACTAATCTCTCTTTTATAATAGGATTTGTTATCTTTAAATATCAAACTATATTCGAATTTATTAGAGTTTTTTTTCAAAACTTTATTGAACATTTCAATGTTTTCTCTAA
This window of the Flavobacteriaceae bacterium genome carries:
- a CDS encoding GLPGLI family protein codes for the protein MTKKIIYTFLFLSMNVFSQKQVSGGEINYEITMKVDEDKLKAVSKKVDGSKYAKDMAISTIKNQGKANFKLRFNKNASVFKEDKKLKINERKINLIKIMIGKGVFYTDKNAKKIVHQKEAFGELFLIDVPKVKWNLTQETKKIGNYICYKANTEKEGENKRGTFVKKITAWYTPELPVNYGPKDYFGLPGLIIELREGPLLYRASEINISLKKNIQIQKPTKGKKVTLEQYNDIAKEMIHNYHKR
- a CDS encoding GLPGLI family protein, with product MSNKHINIFFFAFFNIIVFYSQNIEGVITYKASSKKAIKYVKEEKESDKDKKIIKREVNNLYKNAKDIKAFLKFNNKISEYTAVDRMVTSSQENFNLTHIMSGGKNKYYTKKSDTGYKNSTLNCELLGECFLIESLLPEWELTQETKFISGYLCYKAILRNKRTGKKTVQAWYAPKIPYGYGIMDYYGLPGMILEISRNTILITAIKIQINPPKKMVIKEPEDVKKVNQEEFKKMQKKAFPGFYKN
- a CDS encoding GLPGLI family protein translates to MRNFKYYFLIVCLCNFSLYSQNKTGIVTYKQRLVSNKVFSSNSVKEGKVRENIEMFNKVLKKNSNKFEYSLIFKDNKSYYKREISIEKDIDKFAIMLTGGDDEYYQDLLKKTKIKKLNAYGEEFNITSNLVDEEWTLINETKKIESYICYKAMSFEIIKSRRGTFRKKIVAWYAPSLPYNFGPKGYGGLPGLILELNEGKIQYYVKKIILNPSKRIEINKPSKGKLVTLEEFNEINRKMTKRWYKYKN
- a CDS encoding GLPGLI family protein, coding for MKFLLPAILLVLIGKSENAFAQKDKLLSITYVKDFRSKLDTSKVKSYKKEISKLNSLLAKYSKQVSYQLLVENDHSLFTINELKMGKSDYGLKEIAGSIGGTDGKFYVNKKDAIYLNEYHFLGEDFLTEIEVKKWKITDEFKFISDFKCYKAISEDIVTNIKGTFRFKVIAWFCPELPGFFGPAGYFGLPGLILELDNGKMTLRATKIHFSKSKKKNIKPLKKGIKLTRKEFDEFVKKKAKEMFPSYFKKKNK
- a CDS encoding GLPGLI family protein, with the protein product MRNFKYYFLIVCLCNFSLYSQNKTGIVTYKQRLVSNKVFSSNSVKEGKVRENIEMFNKVLKKNSNKFEYSLIFKDNKSYYKREISIEKDIDKFAIMLTGGDDEYYQDLLKKTKIKKLNAYGEEFNITSNLVDEEWTLINETKKIESYICYKAMSFEIIKSRRGTFRKKIVAWYAPSLPYNFGPKGYGGLPGLILELNEGKIQYYVKKIILNPSKRIEINKPSKGKLVTLEEFNEINRKMTKRWYK